From the Micromonospora echinospora genome, the window GGTGTCTCGAAGGGCTTCAGCTACGTTTACGACCCGAACGGACCCGCCGGGAACCGCGTCATCGCCGACCGAATCTTCCTTGACGGCAAGGTCATCGACCTGAACGGCACCTACCGGGTGACCGTGAACTCGTTCCTGGCCTCCGGCGGTGACAACTTCACCGCACTCGGCGACGGCAGCGACTCATTCGCCACCGGCGACAACGACCTCACCGTGCTGGTCGACTACTTCCAAGCGAAGTCCCCGGTCACCGCCGACACCGTGGAACGGGCGTACACCGTCGGCCAGCCGGGTGCCCCGGTCGCGGGCGGCGGGTCGAATGACGGCACCGGCAACGGTGGTGGGGCGGGCGACGATGGCCCTGGTCTGCCGATAACCGGCGCGAACACGGCCACCATCGTCGTCGCAGGCGTGATTTTGCTGATCGTAGGCATCGTCGCGATCCTCTCGGCCCGGCGCCGGCGGATCCGCCTAACCGTCGAATAAACGCGAGCATGAACAACAGGTCGTCGCCCGGAATCCGCGAACGGCTTCCGGGCGACGACCGATTGTGGTCGGCGCTCAGCTGGTCCGCGACCACATCCCCCGGTTGGTCGAGACGGTGTCGCCTCGACCTGGCCTGGGTAGCCGCCGTTACGCGGCCGGCCCTTCGACGTACCGGTGCGGGCCACCGGTGTCAGGATCTGCGGTTGTGGCCCCGTCGACGCCGCCACACCGATGATCGAACGCCCAGCGCACCGACCCGGCGACGGCTTCGCCGACTCGACGCGGTCGCCGCCACCTCCGCTGCGGCCTCGCCACCGCCGTGCAGGTGGTTTGGCCCCGGCGAGGCCTACGCGCGGAACCTCGGCATCCCGCCCCACGGCGTGCCCCACCTCGCCGGACACCCCACCGTCGACGGCCTCGAACACGCGACGGGCAGGTACTCGGCGGTGGCATCGGCGAACCGGACCGGCGGTTCGGTCGGTCGAGCCGAGGTCATCGGGCACCACCCGATGCCCTTGAACTGAAGAAACTCAGCGGTAAGGGGTCACCAGGGATTGTGGCGGTGTGGTTCGCATGGTGGTACCTCCGGCCCACTCTTCCCCGCCGCTGAGCTGCCAGAACGCCGAGCGAAGATCATCGGGCACAACCAGGGCACAACTCAGCTCCGAGCCTGGCATGCGGGAGCTTCCCGCCGCTGGCTGCCTGCCTTCCGCAGAAGGTCACCGACCAGGTCGCGCGGCCGGTCCTTCTTCGGCAGCGAGTGAACGTGGGTTTCCAACGTGATCCGCAGGTTGGCGTGCCTCAGCGCCTTCTGCACCCCCTGAGGCTCCACGCCGCTGCTCATCAACGTCGCGCCAATCTCGGAGACTCCAACGGGGCGAGTGCAGCGCTCGACCCGGCAGGCCATCGAGATGTGGGAGAGCGAGACGCCCGAAGCCCGCTCACGTGATGACGAGGCACTGGCCCACGTCTACCAGGCGACCGCCCACCTTCAGCTCAACGAGCTTGATGCCACCCACACGGCCCGGGTTCCCCCTTCTCGCCTGGGCGGTGGTGACGGCGAGGTAGGCGTGGGCACACAGAACGAGCACCTCGCGCCCCTCAGCCTCGGCGAGGTCCGCCGTCTCATCGCACACCTGATCACCACCACCCCACCCTTCGACCACGTACATCGATGGTCACGATGGCAACCGCCGACACTAGTACCGCGCCAAACGGGCCCACTACCAGCGACGACAGCGAATCCACCAACCACGGCTGGAGCGCTAACCGGCAATTGTCCAGATCACCAGTGCCGGCAAGGTTAGTAGGTAGGCGATGCCGCAGAACCGGAACGCTTTGTCCGTAGCGCGACCGGACAGTCCACGACTGCCGGTGAGCACCTGCAGCGGACTCGCGGAGGTGTTGTCGCCGCCGTCTTCGAAAATCAACGCACACACCAGGAGCAGGAGGTCGGCCGCGATGAGCAGGGGCCAGGCAGACTGTGGCGCGGAGAATCCGGCGTAGATCAGCGGCCCCAGCACGATCGCGGGCACGATGCCGAGTGGCATGGCGCTCACGATGGCCGCGATGATGGCGAACCAGCCGAAAGCTGTCAGTCGCAGAAGCACAGCCAGTCCGACGACCGCGATCTGAGCCAGTCCCATTGACACCGCAGTCACCCTTCCGCGGACGCATCACGTACAGCGAGCTGGTCAAACCTCACCCGCACATTCTTCGACGTGGCGTCCCCGCTGGTCTGTACCTTCAGGGTGGCTGTCGGGCTGGGAGTGTCCTCGACGATGACCACTTCCGTCGTACCGGCCGGCAGATCGGCCGGCCATCCCGCATCGTCGGTCGGCTCACTGGTCAGTAGACGCGCGGCACGTCCGTTCAGGCCCGTGTCGGTGGCCCGCACTGGCCGCCACACCGTCAACGCTGGCCTCGTCGGCTGTTTGACGGGCACACGCCGGTGAGGCGTGGCCGTGCTCGGCGGTGCTCAGTTGCCGTCCGGTCGTCTGCAGCGCACGGGCTGGTCACAACATTGCGGCCGTCCTGGCACGTCAACAGCGCGTAGAGCCGGTCATTGCAGCCATCGTCTGACATCACGCGGCCCACGTCAGCAGCAGATCGGGCACAACACCCGCGAACTGGGCCAGCCGATCAGCACTGACCGGATCGGAATAGGTTGGAGGTCCCCATTTCTCAGCCAGTTGCGCTACTTCATCGTTCACCGTCGGTATGCCTTCCCCTCGTATCGCGGATCACTTGCGTGCCCGGACCGAAGCGCCGCAGCCCATTCGCCGCGGTCTGCGGCATCCCGCAGCACCCACTCTCCATCATCGCTGTGGAGGCGACGACGAGCATCCCGTCGACTGGCAGCGGCAGCACGTAGGCGACCTCAGGTCGTTCGCCGAATCTCAATGCCACGGCGACCGATGGCTCCAGGACGACCAGGCCGCGATCCCGAGCATCGCCACCATGCTCACGTCCCGGGCGATTCGGGTCGGCGTCACCGGACACCCCAGCGAGTCCACCAGGACTCCACCGCAGCGGACAGGACCTGCCATTGGGGGTCGCGGCGCGGCGACGGAAACCATCCAGCGGGCGATCGCGGTCAACCAGTACCGGGTAGGTAAGCCTCTCGACGAACCCCTCGACGGCTTTCACTCTGCCCGGCGTGGCACGTACCGGATCGTCTACCGGATCAACGAGGCAGAACGAGTCGTGGAGATCCACTCGATCCGCCACCGGCGCGACGCCTACCGTTCGCAGGGCACTTCCTCTAGGTGTACTGCCCGGGGACGTGGCCGCTGTGGCCGCGACGGCACAATACTCATTGACTGCCGCCTCGGCGCTGCCAACTCGGGTAGACGTAGTACTAGTGTGCTGAGTCGTTAATTCGTTGGTAGATTGCGGGTATGGGTGATGGCCGTGGTCCGAAGCTGGCGCCGCTGGAGTTGACCGCCGAGGAGCGGGAGGCGCTACGAGGGCTGGCTCGGCGGCCGAAGACGGCGCAGGCGTTGGCGGTGCGGGCGCGGATCGTCCTCGCCTGCGCGGAAGGCCTGTCCAACAGCGAGGTGTCTCGCCGGCTTAGTGTGTCGCTGCCGGCGGTCGGCAAGTGGCGTAAGCGGTTCGTGGCCGATCGGGTGGACGGGCTGCGCGACGAGCCGCGACCGGGCGCGCCACGGAAGATCGGCGACGCCCAGGTCGAGGCCGTGATCACGAAGACGCTCGAAGAGCTCCCGCTCAATCAGGACAGTCATTGGTCGACGCGGTCGATGGCCACGGCGGTGGGGCTGAACCAGACCGCGGTCTCGCGGATCTGGCGGGCGTTCGGCCTCAAACCGCACC encodes:
- a CDS encoding type II toxin-antitoxin system RelE family toxin; the encoded protein is MLTSRAIRVGVTGHPSESTRTPPQRTGPAIGGRGAATETIQRAIAVNQYRVGKPLDEPLDGFHSARRGTYRIVYRINEAERVVEIHSIRHRRDAYRSQGTSSRCTARGRGRCGRDGTILIDCRLGAANSGRRSTSVLSR